The DNA region TTTGTAAGAATTTCTTTCTTCTCTAAAGGTTTCTTGGATAATTGAGAATCCTAAAACCTCTACATAAAACTTTTTAGATTTTTCATAGTTAGAGCAAATAATCGCGGCATGATGAATTCCTATTGTTTCCATAAAATGAAATTCCGCACAACGGCAACCAATAAACTACATTTCTGATAATACTTTACTTCGGAAAAGGCAAATTAATAATTTAAACTAATTAAAGCTGCAAATTACCGTATTTTTTATAATATAAAATTGGTTTAAATAGCTATCATTTAGAATCTCGCCCCAGCCTCCTACCTAAAAGCGGAGGCGGGGTATTTATCATTTTGTTTGTAACATATAAATTTCTTAGCTTTCCTTTTTAAGCCCGATTGAGCGAGCGTTAAGGCAGCGCCTCAAAACCCAAATGGTATTTAGGGTAAGCATTACCTTAACAAATATTATTGAATTGATACAGGTTTAGCTAAAAACTGGCTAACTTTGTCAAAAAATACTCTTGGATTTTCTACATGAATATTATGCCCACAATTACTAATTAAATTAACCTTAGCTGCTTTACACAGTTTCGCCATTTCTGAGTTAATGATTCTAAACTTGTTATCATATTCACCCACTAGCAAAAGCATAGGGTTTTGGTTTTGTTTGAGCGCTTTCCATAAAGAAGGTTGGCATCCAGTACTCAAATTACTTAGGGACTTAGCCAATTCAAAGGGATTATTTTGTAGCCGAAACTCTATTATCTGCTCAAATTTCGGATGTTTTTTGAGAGAAACAAAAAGCGGCTGATGATACCAATTTGTTAAAAATTCTGAAAAATCAATCGTTACTAATTCCTGCGATAATTCTAGATCCCGCTGGAGTCGCTTCCATCGTTCCTCTTCGGTCTTCAACCCAGGAGATGCCGATTCCAAGACA from Coleofasciculus sp. FACHB-T130 includes:
- the menH gene encoding 2-succinyl-6-hydroxy-2,4-cyclohexadiene-1-carboxylate synthase, whose protein sequence is MTFDYQFHYSLSGSADKPIILFLHGFMGDCNEFNQVISFLSDQFCCLAVDLPGHGQTKVMGGDECYEMANTAQALLNLLEQLSIEKCFLVGYSMGGRLALYLTLHFPERFPKVVLESASPGLKTEEERWKRLQRDLELSQELVTIDFSEFLTNWYHQPLFVSLKKHPKFEQIIEFRLQNNPFELAKSLSNLSTGCQPSLWKALKQNQNPMLLLVGEYDNKFRIINSEMAKLCKAAKVNLISNCGHNIHVENPRVFFDKVSQFLAKPVSIQ